Genomic segment of Dromiciops gliroides isolate mDroGli1 chromosome 3, mDroGli1.pri, whole genome shotgun sequence:
GAAACTGGTCAGCATATGGGGGGGGTATGGGGAGGGTTAGTTACTTGGAGTCCAAAACCATCCTTTCTTTACTGATCTAAAGtatgagaaggaagggaagtgtTGAAATCTCAGAACAATAAACAAAGATCTGGGGCTCAGACAGGGAGTTATGGTAGCCAAGGTGTAAAAATAGGCCAAGAAAAGCAGAATCTCTTGGCTTCCTGGTGGTACCAAGTGAAGAATATGAACCTTAGGGCCCAGACATCCCCAACAATATAAAATTGCACATTTTGAAGAGAGGATCAGAACTGCAGGCTCCCATTTTGTGGCATTGCTATGTAATTCTTACATTTTATAGGGTTGACAAAAAATTGTTGTTTACATAGAATATATTTGGGCTGTGCCCATCCAGGGACTCCCAAGCCATTACACTGTATGTGACTGATGCTGGTTAACAAAGGCAAACAAAATTGGATATGAATTGTAAAGAGTCAAAGTGTGCCCCACTGGAATTGGAAGCTCAGAGATATTTCTAAGCTCCATCCAAGCTCCTTCCCTGTGCAAAATAGCTCTGGATGCTGTGGAAAGGGCTTTTATCCTTAGAGAATTCAGGggatttttgcctctttttggaaCAAGCAATGAAGCCAGAAAAGTCCAGTAGAAAGCAAAAACTGCAAGGTCATAAAAATGGGGGCCAGGGACCAGGgagaaaagtgaagaaaatttCACAAGTGGGCATTTAAAAATGTTGCTACTCCAGTGCAAATAGGAGGCTAACGTCTGCAAGAACCACCTCCCACCAAAGTCTAGTCCATCTCCTTCCTCCTAAGCTGGGTTTACCTGTTATTCAACTCTTGATAACATTGTTAATGGGCTTTTAAAAGACTCtcctagagagagaaaaaaaagactccacatcttcagtcatttttattcAAGTGCTTAATCTGCTCTTAACAGAGTGAAAGGCTTGAATTGGGCAGTTGTTGGATGTTTGGATgaaccactttaaaaaaaaaaaaagaactacccACATCCCTGTTTTTGTCAGCCCCTCTGGCATGATATAACTGTGTTTGCCCTTgcaaaaaatgcaagaaaattcCCTAATGAAATGGGTTTGTTTGatgtttcagttttgtttttaacctaCCCTCAGGTTTCTCTGCTACTGTGGACATATCCTGAGTCAAGGTGCATGGAGATGTTGCAAATTCATTAAAGGCATGACTCGGGGAATCTGAAGAAAATTTCAATGGCTCCATAAAATCTAACATCAGTTGCTGAGACTTGGAATTTTCTAGCTGTCTATAAGTCTGGAATTCTAGAAAACCAGAGATCTAAGGGTTTATGAttacctctcctccttccccacccagctCCCTGCACTGGACCCATGACTCTAGTCCCTCACTAGCCCCTGTGGACAGACAAAATGGACCAAAGACACACTGCTGAAACCCCCATTGTTCAGCAGTAATCCCAGGAAGATGTGATCTAATATCAAACTTTGGGCCAAAGCATGAATCAATTTCCATACaaatgcatgtgcatgcatagaTGTCACCAAAATCACACGCCTTCATACTCTGCCAGTAGTAGAGCCAGAGTCACATCAGGTTGGCTGTTCATACTAATTAGACTCACACTGGTTATGAgttggtaaaaaaaaagagacaccCTTCACTGAAGGAAGAACaacccattgtcccacaaaccaACTCCCAAGCTCTGACCCACAAAGAGATAAGAGTACCTGAGGTCTCGCCCAGAATCCGTGGAGGTGTGATGTCTTTGCCATTGCTGTTGGGGACAGTGGAGAGTTCTGTTGTGCTAATCCTACCCGGATAGTTAGGGCTGTTCTTAATCCCAGGACTAAGGGATTCTGAGAATCCCTTAGTCTGTAGAGTGACATaacttgtggtggtggtggtggtggtagccaCAGTTGTCTTTCTggtttgtaaaatggagatagtggTGGGGCCATAAATCCCAGGAGATGTACTAGATTCTACAGATTCTTCTTCCCCTGTGGGACCCCAGGCAATGAATTCAGTTTCCACTGTGGGTTTGCTCCCTCTGAAGTTAAAATTATTCAAACTACCCCCTTGTAGGTGCCTTTTGTCCCTTCTCAAAGGTGTCTGCTGTTCTATACTCCCACTTCCCACCAAGGACAGAATAGAAGGATTGAATTTGGCAGCTTCTGGATGTTTTGATGGCCCACTTTTCAAAGAGATGATCCCATGGTCCCTGGTTCTGTGGGTCCCTCTGGAATGATATGTCCGCATTTGCCCATGTGCACGTTCAGGACGGAATGAAAGAAGGTTCCATAAAGGGGTGGGGATCTTCGTTGCCAGTCCACTCTTAAAACTCCACAACCGGGGATTATGGAAAGGCCGAGGCAAGAGTCTGAACTCTGGGCCTTGGGCTAGAGATTCGCAGGTGGGGAAATCCATGGCTAGTTGAAACATGGCTATAAGTATCCAAGCATGGCTTCCTATATGGCAACCCGACCAGTGGACAGACATCGAACTGtatcagagaaagaggaagaaaataatttgagtAATGAACTGAATTATAAGCCATCCATccttctgtccatccatccattcctccCTCACTCACTCcttccatttatccatccatccatccatccacccatccatccatccccccacccatccatccccccatcagcatttatttagtgctgactatatgccagacactatttTTGGCATTAAGAGTACAAAACAAGAGAAACATAACTCATTTATCCAGGTAACATATTTTATTGGAAGAGaaaacatgtgtatgtgtgtgtttgtctgtatatgtgtgtgtgtgtgtgtgtgtgtgtatatatatatatacacatacacacacacacatatatatatatatatatatatatatatatggagagagagagaacaattacACATAGAATATAATACATGGTGATTAGTAAGGAGGTCAGGAGCAGTTGAGCAGATTCAAGAAAAACTTCATTATCCTTATAGAAATAGTTATTGAACTATATCTTGAAGGAGGTGAGAAATTCTAAGAAGCAGGGGTAAGAAGGTATTATGTTCCAGGCTTGGAGTTGTCTCCCCTACCCctataacttatttatttatcttcaaaaatatctatctgtctatctatccatctgtttatctgtttatttatatttggcttaagtatttctttttatacttAGCATttcaatgattattatttttcacattatttatatagaatttcaaGGTTTACAGTGTTTTACATATTTAACTcctttgatcatcacaaaaaaCCCTTTGAGATAGCTGCTATTTATTaacatgctcattttacaggagtggaaactgaggcacatagagattATAcatagggtcactcagctagtgtctgagatgggatttgaactcaggtcttcttgactccaagttctgtTCACTCTCTTTCATCATGCTACTAAGCTGCCTCAGATAATACTAATGATAATATTGGGGATAAAGACTGGACATGTCATGCATTCAT
This window contains:
- the AJAP1 gene encoding adherens junction-associated protein 1, translating into MWIKQLLGISSMSVHWSGCHIGSHAWILIAMFQLAMDFPTCESLAQGPEFRLLPRPFHNPRLWSFKSGLATKIPTPLWNLLSFRPERAHGQMRTYHSRGTHRTRDHGIISLKSGPSKHPEAAKFNPSILSLVGSGSIEQQTPLRRDKRHLQGGSLNNFNFRGSKPTVETEFIAWGPTGEEESVESSTSPGIYGPTTISILQTRKTTVATTTTTTTSYVTLQTKGFSESLSPGIKNSPNYPGRISTTELSTVPNSNGKDITPPRILGETSGLAVHQIITITVSLIMVIAALITTLVLKNCCAQSGNTRRNSHQRKINQQEESCQNLTDFTPARVPSNLDIFTAYNETLQCSHECVRTSVPVYTDETLHPTGEYKTTFNGNRIPLVNL